The genomic segment gtatatagaccttGTCTATACCCCCTCCCCACGCAGAATCCCGATCTCACTAAGTAAAATGTGCGACTAAGGAAGTGGTTTTAAGATACAAGAAAACCTTCCGTTTTGAACATACCAGTTAACTGAACTttcgtgcatgtgtatatatatatatatatatatatatatatatatatatatatatatatatatatatatatatatatgtgtgtgtgtgtgtgtgtgtgtgtgtgtgtgtgtgtgtgtgtgtgtgtgtgtgtgtgtgtgtgtgtgtgtgtgtgtgtgtgtgtgtgtgtatatatgtattgtatatatatatatatatatataattatatattaatatatatatatattatatgatatatatatatatacatatatatatatttatatatatatatatatatatatatatacatacacacacacacacacacaacacacacacacaacacacacacccacacacacacacatatatatatataatatatatatatatatatatatatatatatatatatatatagggtaaggGGAGGTGCTACGGAATTCTATTGTGAAACTATATTCCAGGAGAATAACTTATATGATAGGGAGAATCATTTGTATTAAGATAATAGTTGCAGTCTTTCATGAAGACACTATTCAagccaattaaaaaaaatcataacgggGACTTCGAAACAACTCAAACCAAGTTACTTGAATAAGGCATTacaaaatgttgtatatatatacatatatatatatatatatatatatatatatgagtatatatacatatatagttatatatgggtatatacatatatatatgtatatatacatatatctctcttttaacggtaggttcatgtctgagccgccttggtcacagcatgatacttaattgtagttttcttgttgtgatgctcttggagtgagtacgtggtagggtccccagttcctttccacggagagtgccggtggtaccttttttttttaggtaatcattctctctatttatccgggcttgggaccagcacttgacttgggctggcttggccacccagtggctaggtaggcaatcaaggtgaagttccttgcccaagggaacaacgcggcggtcggtgactcgaaccctcgaattcacattcccgtcgtgacagtcttgagtccgatgctctaaccattcggacaccgcggccttgacgatcatgggcttccatgattttttcttagcaatttagagcggtgatttgccattgccttccgcccggtgtttttatcgagtcaccatctctatttacccggcactgacttgggctggcttatccacccagtggctaggcaggcaatcgaggtgaagttccttgcccaagggaacaaagcgccggtcgatgactcgaatcctcgaactcagattgccgtcgtgacagtctgacgctctaaccgacgctctaaccattcggccaccgcggccccatatatatatacacatataatatatatatatatatatatatatatatatatataatatagatatatgtaaatatatatatatatatatatatatatatatatataaagaaataggcagaaaaatgggaataaaatattaaagaacGCGAGAAAATTCCCTTCCAATCTATACTACCCTCCAAAGCCACCATAAATACGGCCACGGGAAGGGTCGAACGCAAGCGGGGCCGGGCGCGGAAGAGAAGGAACCGAGGCTTTCGAGAGAAGGGAAGACGAGCGTTTTGCAATGACTGATTGAaggatggctgtgtgtgtgtgcgcatacacacaaacatatatatgtacacacacataaacacacacacacacacacacacacacacacacacacacacacacacacacatatatatatatatatatatatatatatatatatatatatatatatatatatatatttatatatatacttatatatatatttatatttatatatatgtacacacacttatatatataggtgtgtgtttgtgtgtgtgtgtgcataaacacacacggatgtttatgcgtttgtgtgtgtgctactatatatgtgtgtgtgtgtgtgtgcacacacacacacacatatatgtacacacacacacacacacacacacacacacacacacacacacacacacacacacacacacacacacacacacacacacacacacacacacacacacacacacatatatatatatatatatatatatatatatatatatatatatatatatgtatatatatatatgtttacatacacacacacacacatacacacacacacacacacacacacacacacacacacacacacacacacacaatatatatatatatatatatatatatatatatatatatatatatatatatatgtatatgtatatatatatatatatatatatatatatatatatatatatatatgtttgcatacacatatgtattcttatatttatcattcacaTTCATTTTATAATCACTAATACGGTGTATATACATTCTTTTATTCAGGTGTCGATATCTGGCCGTGGCCGCCATCGCCTGGGTCTGCCTGTATTCTCTACACTTCACAGGCCAACAGCTGCACTACCGAGACAAGAGTGTAAAAGGCAACACCCAGAGTAGTTTGCTTGTTGGTTCTACATCACTCGACGTAAGGAATCGTGTTTTACCAAACAGCTGTCGGTGCCAGTCTATGTTTACTGTGGGCGCCTGTGGACTCGAACAGGTAATTTCTATGAGGCCTCGTGACACCAGCTGGGTTTCGGCTTTGAGGGGGCTAGGGCGGTCTCGCAAAAAGGGCGATGTGCTTATGATGCCCCACCTGGCTACCCTGTCGAGGTACTTGCCCCGAAAGTTTGCCGTTAATGTTACAAACACGAAGAATGCCACGCTGGAGCTGAAAGCCAATGAGAACGTTACCAGATCTTTGCAACTGTTGCCCTTTGTTCCATGTAAAGTACACGTGTACAGACCGAGTGAGGCTGCAGAATGTGTGCAAAAGTACAAAGACACTGGATCCCCACTCCAAATTGCCTACGTTGGGGACTCACGCGTCAGGAACACCATGCAGCAAATGATTCGGGCAGTCCTATCCACGATCGACCTAAGGCTGGCCGGCGAGCAGAAAAAACTCGACATCAACCTTGAATTTCTCGACCGAAAGTCCCACGTCAATGTACCTGTCGTGGGAGAAGGAGTGGAGCTGCGCCTTCACTGGTCCGCTTTCTTGGATAGACAGCGGAATCCCGAAGACGTGAGCAAGCAGGGCGCCCGTGACCTCCTAGAGGCATGGGCAGCGGGAACCCCGTCTGCTCTTGACGGCCCGATACCCGACATTGTCTACATCTCGTCCGGTCTCTGGGACACAGCCATGAACAGTGAGGACGCTGCTGTGGACGAGTTCATGTACACACTCCGCGTGATGTCTCCTATATTAGAGAAGCTGTCCCAACTCACACGCGTCATCTGGCACGTTCACGGACCTATCAAGAAATGGGTGGCGATACGCGACGTTCCAAATACGGCACTTGACATGATGAACAGAGCCGCGTGGATGAGACTCGAGCAAGCTGGTGTATGGCTCTGGGACACACACACTGTTATGATGTTAAAGCAGCATGTGGAGTGCCAGGCTCTACATAGAGCGGGCCTATCCAAATTAGTGCCACACACATGGGGATGCTTGGATTTCCAACACGCAGGGCATGATGTGGAAGATGCGGCAGCTAACATGCTCTGGAATCTTGTCTGTAATCGGGTGCTAAATGTGCATTCTGATCATTGTTGCTAATGATGACTTCCATTATTAGTTTGATGCTTGAACCTCAACATTTTTGCAAGGTGTGCACTGGATAACATAGGCCGAGAGTCgactatgcgtgtgtgtatatatatatatgaaatacaaaaaatcgACATTTTCCATttccccaccccatctctctctctctctctctctctctctctctctctctctctctctctctctctctctctctctctctctctctctctctctctctctctctccctctcttcttcttcttcttcttcttcttcctcaataTGATACTCATTCATTGTTACGCATTTGTGTTTATcacaaatctatatgtatatctatatgtaaatttaggtaaatatacatatgtatatatttttattaatagataaataaataaataaatgggtgcatgtatatgtatatacatacacctttctctctctctctctctctctctctctctctctctctctctatatatatatatatatatatatatatatatatatatatatatatatatatatatcataagcatgtgcgcgcacacacacacacacacacacacacacacacacacacacacacacacacacacacaaatatatatgtatatgtataaacttatgtatatgtatatatgtatgtgtgtgtgtgcgtgtttgtgtgtgaatcagCAACAGCTATATCATATTACTGGAATGTTATTCTATGTATCTATTGCCATATTCTACATGATTTATTCAATCTTACAGGTCTGCCACAAACGAAGCTTCTcacgcatacacacccatacaaacacacacacatacgtacgcttATATGTTGCTTTACCTGTTCATCCACCCATACCAATGCTGTGCTGTCTATCTCCTTccgcaagagctatgcattgctacaacatttcctttcttcctaaCCGAGCGTCACATGATAAATACGTGATTCATTGTCATTCTTAATCAACTGTGCAAGACGGCAGGCAAGCTCTCTGCGGAAAGCCACGAAGGAACACCTTGGAATACCCTCATGCTATCATTACTCCTCAATAAAGGATACAACagatcttggttgtctaccttacgcCCTAAGCTCATTTCCATACTCTTGTAGATCTCATGggttcttacaatatatatatgtatatatatatatatatatatatatatatatatatatatatatatacacacatatatatacatatatatgtgtgtgcgtgtgtgtgtgtgtgtgtgtgtgtgtgtgtgtgtgtgtgtgtgtgtgtgtgtgtgtgtgtgtgtgtgtgtgtgtgtgtgtgtgtgtgtgtgtgtgtgtgtgtgtgtgtgtgtgtgtgtgtgtgtgtgtgtgtgtgtgtgtgtgcgcgcgcgaacgcacacacacacacatatatatatatatatatatatatatatatagatagatagatagatagatagatagatagatagatagatatgcatatatatgcatatatatatatatatatatatatatatatatatatatatatatatatatatgcatatatatgcatatatatatatatatatatatatatatatatatatatataatatatacatatatgtgcgtgtgcatgtgttcttCCTCATCCTAACGCGTTATTCACGTTATAATCAAGAAATCTGATTCCTCGCGAGCTCACAAGGTCACTGCAGTCACAGAATTCTTCACATCAAACAACCCATTCTGTTATTCAAAGTttcctacttctactactataataaataaacaaaacaacaataataaagtagtaataatcacaatgacaacatgacaataacaaaacaataataataacaataaaaaagcgacc from the Penaeus monodon isolate SGIC_2016 chromosome 35, NSTDA_Pmon_1, whole genome shotgun sequence genome contains:
- the LOC119594962 gene encoding uncharacterized protein LOC119594962 — encoded protein: MLPTRSLFLAMKKANCLLSSSAVLRCRYLAVAAIAWVCLYSLHFTGQQLHYRDKSVKGNTQSSLLVGSTSLDVRNRVLPNSCRCQSMFTVGACGLEQVISMRPRDTSWVSALRGLGRSRKKGDVLMMPHLATLSRYLPRKFAVNVTNTKNATLELKANENVTRSLQLLPFVPCKVHVYRPSEAAECVQKYKDTGSPLQIAYVGDSRVRNTMQQMIRAVLSTIDLRLAGEQKKLDINLEFLDRKSHVNVPVVGEGVELRLHWSAFLDRQRNPEDVSKQGARDLLEAWAAGTPSALDGPIPDIVYISSGLWDTAMNSEDAAVDEFMYTLRVMSPILEKLSQLTRVIWHVHGPIKKWVAIRDVPNTALDMMNRAAWMRLEQAGVWLWDTHTVMMLKQHVECQALHRAGLSKLVPHTWGCLDFQHAGHDVEDAAANMLWNLVCNRVLNVHSDHCC